In Deinococcus terrestris, one DNA window encodes the following:
- a CDS encoding thiamine ABC transporter substrate-binding protein, producing MRKTLLLGLLLAGAAHAQTTLTVITHDSFDVDKKLVAQFEQANKARVRFVRGGDAGELLNRLILTRRAPIADVVYGLDNAMLPRAKAAGILEAYRSPALARVSAASRLDDAGLLNTVNSGLVALNYDRAAWAKTGLPLPRSLDDLKKPQYARLTVVSSPATSSPGLAFLLATVNHYGEAGAWAWWREARANGMKVTRGWSDAYNKDFSKNGGKYPIVLSYASSPAAEVYYADGYDPKKLPAQAPTANLFLPGSTFLQLEGVGVLKGSKQPALARKFVDFMLSGGVQADIPTRMWVYPAVSGTKLDPVFRFAEKPEVKPVKASVAANPQRLVDAWVTQVLRAR from the coding sequence ATGCGCAAAACACTGCTGCTCGGCCTGCTGCTCGCGGGGGCCGCCCACGCCCAGACCACCCTGACGGTGATTACCCATGACTCCTTCGACGTGGATAAGAAACTGGTCGCCCAGTTCGAGCAGGCGAACAAGGCCCGCGTGCGCTTCGTGCGGGGTGGGGACGCGGGCGAACTCCTCAACCGCCTGATCCTGACCCGCCGCGCCCCGATTGCCGACGTGGTGTACGGCCTGGACAATGCCATGCTGCCCCGCGCGAAGGCCGCCGGGATTCTGGAGGCGTACCGCTCGCCCGCGCTGGCGAGGGTGTCCGCCGCCTCCCGCCTGGACGATGCGGGGCTGCTGAACACGGTGAATTCCGGCCTAGTGGCGCTGAACTATGACCGCGCGGCCTGGGCGAAGACGGGCCTGCCCCTGCCCCGCAGCCTGGACGACCTGAAAAAGCCGCAGTACGCCCGCCTGACGGTGGTTTCCTCGCCCGCGACGAGCAGCCCCGGCCTCGCTTTCCTGCTCGCCACCGTGAACCACTACGGCGAGGCGGGCGCGTGGGCGTGGTGGCGCGAGGCCCGCGCGAACGGCATGAAGGTCACGCGCGGCTGGTCGGACGCCTACAACAAGGACTTCAGCAAGAACGGCGGCAAGTACCCCATCGTCCTGAGCTACGCGAGCAGCCCCGCCGCCGAGGTCTACTACGCGGACGGCTACGACCCGAAAAAGCTACCTGCCCAGGCGCCCACCGCCAACCTGTTCCTGCCGGGCAGCACCTTCCTGCAACTGGAGGGCGTGGGCGTGCTGAAGGGGAGCAAGCAGCCCGCGCTCGCCCGCAAGTTCGTGGACTTCATGCTGTCGGGCGGCGTGCAGGCCGACATTCCCACCCGGATGTGGGTTTACCCGGCGGTGAGCGGCACCAAACTGGACCCCGTCTTCCGCTTTGCCGAGAAGCCCGAGGTCAAGCCTGTGAAGGCCAGCGTGGCGGCCAACCCGCAGCGGCTGGTGGACGCCTGGGTGACGCAGGTACTGCGGGCACGGTGA